The following are encoded in a window of Thermoanaerobacterales bacterium genomic DNA:
- a CDS encoding CoB--CoM heterodisulfide reductase iron-sulfur subunit B family protein, with protein sequence MKLSYYPGCSLEATAKEYDASARTVCAALDVELADLADWNCCGATSAHNLNRLLALALPARNLVLAENAGLDLVTPCAACYSRLRTAEHTLRRGGSAARELEEAVGAPFGGRVTVLSLLEAMVKRVGLSAVEERVKRPLTGLKVACYYGCLLVRPREVTGVERPEDPVWLDDLMRRLGAEVIPWSFKTDCCGASQAITNPDVSRGLVARLLARAGEAGADALVTACPLCQTNLEMQRPTSQGAPCFYFTELMGLAFGLDGARSWLGRHLVDPFGLLRSLSLID encoded by the coding sequence ATGAAGCTGTCCTACTACCCGGGGTGCTCGCTGGAAGCCACGGCAAAGGAATATGACGCCTCGGCGCGTACCGTCTGCGCCGCCCTGGACGTCGAGCTTGCCGACCTGGCGGACTGGAACTGCTGCGGGGCCACTTCGGCCCACAACCTGAACCGGCTGCTGGCCCTCGCCCTCCCGGCGCGCAACCTGGTCCTCGCGGAAAACGCGGGCCTGGACCTGGTGACGCCCTGCGCGGCCTGTTACAGCCGCCTGCGCACGGCCGAGCACACCCTGCGCCGCGGCGGTTCCGCGGCCAGGGAATTGGAGGAGGCGGTCGGCGCACCCTTCGGGGGACGGGTGACCGTCCTCTCCCTGCTGGAGGCGATGGTCAAGCGGGTGGGACTTTCGGCCGTCGAGGAGCGGGTCAAACGCCCGCTGACCGGGTTGAAGGTGGCCTGTTACTACGGCTGCCTCCTGGTGCGCCCGCGCGAGGTCACCGGCGTCGAGCGCCCGGAGGACCCCGTCTGGCTCGACGACCTCATGCGCCGCCTGGGGGCCGAAGTCATCCCCTGGTCCTTTAAGACCGACTGCTGCGGGGCCAGCCAGGCCATCACGAACCCGGACGTTTCCCGGGGGCTGGTGGCCAGGCTCCTGGCGAGGGCCGGGGAAGCGGGGGCGGACGCCCTGGTGACCGCCTGCCCCCTGTGCCAGACGAACCTGGAGATGCAGCGCCCCACCTCCCAAGGGGCGCCCTGTTTTTATTTCACCGAGTTGATGGGTCTGGCCTTCGGCCTTGACGGGGCGCGCTCCTGGCTCGGACGTCACCTCGTCGACCCCTTCGGTCTGCTGCGAAGCCTGTCCCTGATCGACTGA
- a CDS encoding 4Fe-4S dicluster domain-containing protein, with translation MSEVSGPLAVDTAGRFADEVRRRTGQPIERCYQCAKCASGCLVAEYTDYRPNQILRMVQFGLREQVLRSRAIWVCSSCQACGARCPNGINIAAVMDGLKEMAVAEKLAVPEQGPLFHQMFMDGVRRMGRVHEAAVLARYKLKTHRLMADFGLGLRLFRKGKFPLLGSRIRRQEEIERIFSRALASGEGVTRHEAVLLPGVLAGSHGKGI, from the coding sequence ATGTCCGAGGTGTCCGGTCCGCTTGCCGTCGACACCGCCGGCCGGTTCGCCGACGAGGTCAGACGCCGTACGGGCCAGCCGATCGAGCGCTGCTACCAGTGTGCCAAGTGCGCCTCCGGCTGCCTGGTCGCGGAGTACACCGACTACCGCCCGAACCAGATCCTGCGGATGGTCCAGTTCGGCCTGCGGGAGCAGGTGCTGCGAAGCCGCGCGATCTGGGTCTGCTCGTCCTGCCAGGCCTGCGGCGCCCGCTGCCCGAACGGCATCAACATCGCCGCCGTGATGGACGGCCTGAAGGAGATGGCCGTCGCCGAGAAGCTGGCCGTCCCGGAGCAGGGCCCTTTGTTCCACCAGATGTTCATGGACGGGGTCCGCCGGATGGGGCGGGTGCATGAGGCCGCGGTCCTGGCCCGCTACAAGCTGAAGACGCACCGGCTGATGGCCGATTTCGGCCTGGGCCTGCGCCTCTTCCGCAAGGGCAAGTTCCCGCTGCTAGGCAGCCGTATCCGGCGGCAGGAGGAGATCGAGCGCATCTTCAGCCGGGCCCTGGCGTCAGGGGAAGGGGTGACCCGTCATGAAGCTGTCCTACTACCCGGGGTGCTCGCTGGAAGCCACGGCAAAGGAATATGA
- a CDS encoding helix-turn-helix transcriptional regulator — protein sequence MSKQSGPRVKAGYVDTIVLGLLAREPMYGYQICREIECLTEGRMEFKDGTLYPSLRRMEKAGLIEGYWEEPEVCGRPRRRYYRLTKAGREAFRERTAEWREFRRLLDRLLGEQPCFV from the coding sequence ATGAGCAAGCAATCCGGCCCGAGAGTGAAGGCGGGCTACGTGGATACCATCGTCCTGGGCCTCCTGGCCCGCGAACCGATGTACGGCTATCAGATCTGCCGGGAAATCGAGTGCCTGACGGAGGGCCGCATGGAATTCAAGGACGGCACGCTGTATCCTTCCCTGCGTCGCATGGAGAAGGCGGGTTTGATCGAGGGTTACTGGGAGGAGCCCGAGGTCTGCGGCCGTCCCCGCCGCAGGTACTACCGCCTGACCAAGGCGGGGCGGGAGGCATTCCGGGAACGGACGGCCGAGTGGCGCGAGTTCCGCCGTTTGTTGGACCGTCTCCTGGGAGAACAGCCGTGCTTCGTTTAG
- a CDS encoding permease prefix domain 1-containing protein produces MLIQQYLDRLFLELRLPEEEARVLREEMEAHLRRRAQDYVLKGHSEEDAARLAVAGFGRPAAVGSRIMRATPADRWALLRHRLGDAITVLALPAAVGLAYYLPTLTWDPRDFPGPFTHGLTMMLASGLALAGTLALYLPGWHRRRRRGLVPAFNPPALVYLLAAVLMAPRGLAFYVPAVADMYSWLPADLHIISLHVAHSPVPGILLGVAIGEAVRFKQHPGTASQREGETVRQWHQCLWYLAGVLLFWLFVFAFYRYGPVLKACAGSFSRELLLEPVGSILMLCAAVSLGIPRLAGAFRHRRATVFDRTKFLFFLIPGLLILFSYALYFWVPIYAVKQAFGVLFAYFALHRWTVLGAPMIGLGLWMSVRTTGDAY; encoded by the coding sequence GTGCTGATCCAACAGTACCTCGACCGGCTTTTTCTTGAACTGCGCCTGCCCGAGGAGGAGGCGCGGGTGCTGCGGGAGGAGATGGAGGCCCACCTGCGCCGGCGGGCGCAGGACTACGTGCTCAAAGGGCATTCCGAAGAGGATGCCGCCCGGCTGGCTGTCGCCGGTTTCGGGCGCCCGGCCGCCGTGGGGAGCCGGATCATGCGCGCCACCCCGGCCGACCGCTGGGCTCTCCTGCGCCACCGGCTCGGGGATGCTATCACGGTCCTGGCCCTGCCGGCCGCCGTCGGCCTGGCTTATTATCTGCCGACCCTGACGTGGGATCCGCGCGACTTTCCGGGACCATTCACTCACGGACTGACGATGATGCTGGCCTCCGGGCTGGCCCTGGCCGGCACCCTGGCCCTGTATCTGCCCGGGTGGCACCGCCGGCGCCGCAGGGGGCTCGTCCCGGCCTTCAACCCGCCGGCGCTGGTCTATTTGCTGGCGGCCGTCTTGATGGCTCCCCGAGGGTTGGCTTTCTATGTGCCGGCAGTGGCCGACATGTACTCCTGGCTGCCGGCGGACCTGCACATCATCTCCCTGCACGTAGCCCATTCCCCCGTCCCCGGCATCCTGCTCGGCGTGGCCATAGGAGAAGCGGTTAGGTTTAAACAGCACCCGGGGACCGCCTCCCAACGGGAGGGAGAAACCGTCCGTCAGTGGCACCAATGCCTCTGGTACCTTGCCGGCGTCTTATTGTTCTGGCTTTTCGTTTTCGCTTTCTACCGTTACGGTCCCGTGCTCAAAGCCTGCGCGGGCAGTTTTAGCCGGGAGTTGCTCCTCGAACCGGTGGGGTCCATTCTGATGCTCTGCGCCGCGGTGTCCCTCGGAATCCCGCGCCTGGCGGGCGCCTTTCGCCACCGGCGGGCGACCGTCTTCGACCGGACGAAGTTCTTGTTTTTCCTCATCCCCGGACTGCTCATCCTCTTCAGTTATGCCCTTTACTTCTGGGTTCCCATCTACGCCGTGAAGCAGGCTTTCGGCGTGCTTTTCGCCTACTTCGCCCTGCACCGGTGGACCGTTCTCGGAGCGCCGATGATCGGCCTCGGCCTGTGGATGTCGGTCCGTACTACGGGCGACGCCTACTAG
- a CDS encoding multicopper oxidase yields MKERLDPTSIPKYVDPLPIPPVLRPRHRLFGIKHYTVKMRQVRQKLHRDTPPTTVWGYEGMYPGPTFEVRTNEIIKVKWINRLPIFRHLLPVDRTIHGAEPPNPRVRTVVHLHGGNVPARYDGHPEAWFTNRFLVTGPYFKNITYVYPNIQPATTLWYHDHALGITRLNVYAGLAGFYIVRDAYEDRLNLPHGPHEVPLVIQDRSFQRDGSLFYPARPEDAPPGARLPDPSIVPEFFGDTIVVNGKVWPYLEVEPRKYRLRFLNGSNSRFYRMRLSSGQPFYQIGTDQGFLDEPVPREELLFGPGERLDVIVDFSDFGNETITLLNDAPTPFPNGDPVKEGTTDQIMQFRVTIPLAGPDTSSLPSRLVPVIPLPEEAALNIRNLALVEDTDRFGRLMLMLDNKRWSDPITERPQLGTVEIWRLINTTPDTHPIHLHLVRFQVLDRQPFDVNAYRATGEIRHAGSVARPDAGEKGWKDTVLVHPGEATRIIARFGDFTGKYVWHCHILEHEDHEMMRPYEVVR; encoded by the coding sequence GTGAAGGAACGGCTTGACCCTACGTCTATCCCAAAATATGTTGACCCCTTGCCCATTCCCCCCGTCTTGCGGCCCAGACACCGCTTATTCGGCATCAAACACTACACGGTAAAGATGAGGCAGGTCCGGCAGAAGCTCCACCGGGACACCCCGCCGACCACGGTCTGGGGTTATGAAGGGATGTACCCCGGCCCGACGTTCGAGGTCCGGACGAACGAGATCATCAAGGTCAAGTGGATCAACAGGCTTCCCATCTTCCGGCACCTGCTCCCGGTCGATAGAACCATCCACGGGGCGGAGCCGCCCAACCCCCGCGTGCGCACCGTCGTGCACCTGCACGGGGGTAATGTTCCGGCCAGGTACGACGGCCACCCCGAGGCCTGGTTCACCAACAGATTTCTGGTCACAGGCCCGTACTTCAAGAATATAACCTACGTCTACCCGAACATCCAGCCGGCGACCACCCTGTGGTATCACGACCATGCGCTGGGCATCACGCGCCTGAACGTTTACGCGGGATTGGCCGGCTTCTACATCGTCCGCGACGCCTACGAAGACCGGCTGAACCTGCCCCACGGGCCCCACGAGGTCCCTCTCGTCATCCAGGACCGGTCGTTCCAGCGCGACGGCTCGCTGTTCTATCCCGCGCGGCCCGAAGACGCCCCGCCGGGCGCCCGCCTGCCGGACCCGTCCATCGTTCCCGAGTTTTTCGGGGACACCATTGTCGTCAACGGCAAGGTCTGGCCGTACCTCGAGGTGGAACCGCGGAAATACCGCCTCCGTTTCTTGAACGGGTCCAACTCCCGGTTCTACCGGATGAGGCTTTCCTCGGGTCAGCCCTTCTACCAGATCGGGACGGACCAGGGGTTCCTGGACGAGCCGGTGCCGCGTGAAGAACTCCTCTTCGGCCCCGGGGAGCGTCTGGACGTCATCGTCGACTTCTCAGACTTCGGCAACGAGACCATTACCCTGTTGAACGACGCGCCGACCCCGTTCCCCAACGGTGATCCGGTTAAGGAGGGCACCACAGACCAGATCATGCAGTTCAGAGTGACCATCCCGCTGGCCGGCCCGGACACGAGTTCGCTGCCCTCGCGGCTTGTGCCGGTGATCCCCCTGCCGGAAGAGGCGGCGCTAAACATCAGGAACCTCGCCCTTGTCGAGGATACGGACCGCTTCGGCCGCTTGATGCTGATGCTTGACAACAAGAGGTGGTCCGACCCGATCACTGAGCGGCCGCAGTTAGGGACCGTCGAGATCTGGCGCCTGATCAATACGACGCCGGATACCCACCCGATCCACCTGCATCTGGTCCGGTTCCAGGTCCTTGACCGGCAGCCGTTTGACGTTAACGCTTACCGGGCGACGGGCGAGATCCGCCATGCCGGTTCAGTAGCACGGCCGGACGCCGGCGAAAAAGGTTGGAAGGACACGGTGCTGGTCCATCCGGGCGAGGCGACCCGGATCATCGCCCGCTTCGGCGACTTTACCGGTAAATACGTGTGGCACTGCCACATCCTGGAGCACGAGGACCACGAGATGATGCGGCCGTACGAAGTGGTAAGGTAG
- a CDS encoding 4Fe-4S dicluster domain-containing protein, with protein MKPLAGGALRRAGPALRFVLEHPVSTVIPGMDDVQQIDENARSGSERRPLSPSEREVLEEEAAQLGAQFCRRCEYCQPCPQGIDIPMVFLLDGYYTRYDLKAWARERYRALKSKIGDCIDCGECESKCPYSLPIRQMLRDAGARLGPSEPKKES; from the coding sequence ATGAAGCCCCTGGCGGGGGGCGCGCTGAGAAGGGCGGGCCCGGCCCTGCGTTTTGTGCTGGAGCACCCGGTGAGCACGGTGATTCCGGGAATGGACGATGTGCAACAGATCGACGAGAACGCCCGTAGCGGAAGCGAGAGGCGGCCGCTGTCGCCTTCGGAGCGGGAAGTGTTGGAAGAGGAAGCAGCGCAGCTGGGGGCCCAATTCTGCCGCCGCTGCGAATACTGCCAGCCCTGCCCGCAGGGGATCGATATCCCGATGGTGTTCCTTCTTGACGGCTATTACACGCGCTATGACCTTAAGGCCTGGGCCAGGGAGCGGTACCGGGCCTTGAAGTCCAAAATAGGGGACTGCATTGACTGCGGCGAATGCGAGAGCAAGTGTCCGTACAGCCTGCCGATCCGGCAGATGCTTAGGGATGCAGGGGCCCGCCTGGGTCCGTCCGAACCGAAAAAGGAGTCTTAG
- a CDS encoding ABC transporter permease, which produces MSFRAALAVAWRGLMANKMRSLLTALGIIIGVAAVIVMISVGQGAGKQVTDRIASMGSNLLMVRPGTGWGPVRSAGSASMSLTMDDAEAIQDLPLVQNVAPETSQSVVFTAGSQTWTTNVTGTTESYQEIKSLSLESGSFFSAEDVDRAALVTVLGQTVVENLFPRGTNPVGATVRLNNLEFTVVGVLASQGGGMGGADQDDVAYIPITTAQIRFTGERYVRMINVQAQDEMSLATVEEEVASLLRQRHRLSDQQEDDFTIQNMTSLMETVEDTTRIMTLLLASVAGVSLLVGGIGIMNIMLVSVTERTKEIGIRMAVGATGGAILTQFLIEALVLSLAGGVIGMVTGVVGSKVVSQVAGWPTVISAGAIVLAIGFSALVGVFFGYWPARKAAGADPIEALRFE; this is translated from the coding sequence ATGAGTTTCCGGGCGGCCCTGGCCGTAGCCTGGCGGGGCCTGATGGCCAATAAAATGCGTTCGCTGTTGACGGCGCTGGGCATCATCATCGGTGTGGCGGCGGTGATCGTCATGATCAGCGTCGGCCAGGGGGCCGGTAAACAGGTGACCGATCGCATCGCCAGCATGGGGTCGAATCTGCTGATGGTCAGGCCGGGGACCGGATGGGGCCCTGTCCGCAGCGCCGGCAGTGCCTCCATGAGCCTGACCATGGATGATGCGGAGGCCATTCAAGACCTGCCTCTGGTGCAGAACGTGGCGCCGGAAACCAGTCAGTCGGTTGTTTTTACTGCCGGGAGCCAGACTTGGACGACCAATGTAACGGGAACGACTGAATCCTACCAGGAGATCAAGAGCCTGTCCTTGGAATCAGGTTCTTTTTTCTCCGCAGAAGATGTTGACCGGGCGGCCCTGGTAACCGTCCTCGGGCAGACGGTGGTAGAAAACCTTTTCCCCCGGGGAACGAATCCGGTTGGCGCCACGGTCCGTCTCAACAACCTTGAGTTCACTGTGGTCGGCGTCCTGGCTTCCCAGGGCGGCGGCATGGGGGGCGCCGACCAGGACGACGTGGCCTATATTCCCATTACCACCGCGCAGATACGCTTCACGGGTGAAAGGTATGTCCGTATGATCAATGTCCAGGCGCAGGACGAGATGAGCCTGGCCACGGTCGAGGAAGAAGTGGCTTCCCTCTTGCGACAGAGGCACCGCCTCAGCGATCAGCAGGAAGACGACTTCACGATCCAGAACATGACCTCGTTGATGGAAACCGTCGAAGACACCACGAGGATCATGACCCTCCTGCTGGCCAGCGTCGCCGGGGTGTCCTTGCTGGTGGGCGGCATCGGGATTATGAACATTATGCTGGTTTCGGTCACCGAACGCACCAAGGAGATCGGGATCCGCATGGCCGTGGGCGCCACCGGCGGGGCGATCCTGACGCAGTTTCTCATCGAAGCCCTGGTGCTGAGCCTGGCCGGCGGGGTGATCGGCATGGTTACAGGGGTTGTCGGGAGTAAGGTTGTTTCGCAGGTGGCCGGCTGGCCCACGGTGATCTCGGCCGGCGCGATCGTGCTGGCCATCGGTTTTTCCGCCCTGGTGGGGGTTTTCTTCGGCTATTGGCCGGCCCGCAAGGCTGCCGGCGCCGACCCCATCGAGGCCCTGCGTTTTGAGTAG
- a CDS encoding ABC transporter ATP-binding protein, with translation MGNPVIQLNQVTKVYVTGDMQVHALRGVDLTVSPGEMVAIMGSSGSGKSTLMNIVGCLDRPTSGEYLLNGRDVSKLTRDELAEIRNRRIGFVFQSFNLLRNTMAWENVCLPLIYAGVAKSEMKARAWAALQQVGLQGRERHLPNQLSGGQQQRVAIARALINQPAIILADEPTGALDTRTSIEMMALLQNLHREQGLTIVIVTHEPDIAAYCQRLIRLRDGTVIEDRVLEKPRQAAEELAAVAQKEVCA, from the coding sequence ATGGGTAACCCCGTCATCCAGCTCAACCAGGTAACCAAAGTCTACGTCACAGGGGATATGCAGGTACACGCCTTAAGGGGGGTCGACTTGACCGTATCCCCGGGAGAAATGGTGGCGATTATGGGGTCGTCGGGGTCGGGCAAGTCCACCCTGATGAACATCGTGGGGTGTCTTGACCGTCCCACAAGCGGAGAATACCTGTTGAACGGCCGGGATGTAAGTAAGCTGACGCGGGATGAATTGGCCGAGATCCGCAACCGCCGCATTGGTTTTGTGTTTCAAAGCTTTAACCTGTTGAGGAATACCATGGCCTGGGAGAACGTCTGTCTGCCACTGATTTATGCCGGTGTCGCCAAAAGCGAGATGAAGGCCAGGGCTTGGGCAGCCCTGCAGCAAGTGGGGTTACAGGGGCGGGAACGGCATCTGCCCAACCAGTTATCCGGCGGCCAGCAGCAAAGGGTGGCCATTGCCCGCGCCCTGATTAATCAGCCGGCCATAATCCTGGCCGATGAACCCACCGGCGCTCTGGATACCAGGACCAGCATTGAAATGATGGCCCTGCTGCAGAATTTGCACAGGGAACAGGGACTCACCATCGTCATCGTCACTCACGAACCCGATATCGCTGCCTACTGCCAGCGGTTGATCCGCCTGCGGGACGGGACAGTCATAGAAGACAGGGTGCTGGAAAAGCCGCGGCAGGCGGCGGAAGAATTGGCGGCCGTTGCTCAAAAGGAGGTCTGTGCATGA
- a CDS encoding efflux RND transporter periplasmic adaptor subunit → MVSEGSLPTESGRGVRGRLLSIRAAAAKALPFFRRQPRRKLFIILGFLAVLGAGVGYRWLGGEAQAKYMTMPASQGSIVESISATGMVEAQKSIGLNFQNSGKIAAIFVKPGDYVKAGELLACLDTSSLEAELAQAKANYEANLAELRKLQAGPKATELAQAEADLIEAQSTYHNAEETLKANQALFEAGFLTRADLDRSVADRDAAAAKLRYAKAALKELQEGTQPEDLAAAEAQVQGALAGLQEAQNNLDAAELRAPWNGFVTDVEGEVGQHISGGGSNDDTTNGFISLLTSDLRLSIQVNEADIGRAKVGQTVTFTVNAYPERTFTGKVTRIAAEATTESNVQLYDVDASVDDPDQLLKAGMSASVRIIVNQKDDVITIPQAAITYAAKNQAIAASGGNEGGTRPATGSGKTTGAVPGGEPGSGKATVTREQVRARMEAAPGGATGSVEPKQGEGAEGNGKQATVLVLENGRPQLRHIVTGLSDASNIEVISGLDVGEQVIIGASTEKQATSSGTSGRSTTTRQMQPMGPPMMGR, encoded by the coding sequence TTGGTTTCGGAAGGTTCACTGCCGACAGAGTCAGGACGCGGCGTGCGAGGACGGCTTTTGAGTATACGGGCCGCCGCGGCGAAAGCGCTGCCTTTTTTCAGGCGGCAGCCGCGGCGAAAACTGTTCATCATTCTCGGATTTTTGGCCGTTCTGGGGGCCGGGGTCGGATACCGGTGGCTTGGCGGGGAAGCCCAGGCAAAGTATATGACGATGCCTGCGAGCCAGGGTAGTATCGTCGAGTCGATTAGCGCCACAGGAATGGTTGAGGCGCAAAAAAGTATCGGTTTAAACTTTCAAAACAGCGGCAAAATTGCAGCGATTTTTGTTAAACCCGGCGATTACGTCAAGGCCGGAGAACTGTTGGCGTGCCTTGACACTTCGAGTTTGGAGGCGGAACTGGCCCAAGCCAAAGCGAACTATGAGGCCAATCTGGCGGAGCTGCGCAAGCTGCAGGCCGGACCCAAGGCTACCGAACTGGCCCAGGCGGAGGCGGATCTGATCGAAGCCCAAAGTACGTACCATAATGCCGAAGAGACCCTGAAAGCGAATCAAGCCCTCTTTGAGGCCGGTTTTCTGACCCGGGCCGATCTGGACAGGTCCGTTGCCGACCGTGACGCGGCCGCCGCGAAGTTGCGCTACGCGAAGGCGGCCCTGAAAGAACTTCAGGAAGGCACTCAACCGGAAGATCTGGCCGCCGCCGAAGCTCAGGTTCAGGGCGCACTTGCCGGTTTGCAGGAGGCGCAGAACAACCTCGACGCCGCCGAACTGCGTGCTCCATGGAACGGATTCGTGACGGACGTCGAAGGTGAGGTGGGCCAGCACATCAGCGGCGGCGGCAGCAACGATGACACGACCAACGGTTTTATATCCCTGCTGACCTCGGACCTGCGGCTGTCCATCCAGGTCAACGAGGCCGACATCGGCCGCGCCAAAGTCGGCCAAACGGTGACCTTTACCGTCAATGCTTACCCTGAGAGGACCTTTACGGGCAAGGTGACCCGCATCGCCGCCGAAGCGACGACGGAAAGCAACGTGCAGTTGTATGATGTGGATGCTTCCGTGGACGATCCCGATCAACTTCTCAAGGCCGGCATGTCGGCGAGTGTCAGGATTATCGTTAACCAGAAGGACGATGTTATTACCATTCCCCAAGCGGCCATTACGTACGCGGCCAAAAATCAGGCCATAGCAGCTTCGGGTGGCAACGAGGGCGGAACACGGCCGGCGACCGGCAGCGGCAAGACGACAGGGGCAGTACCTGGTGGTGAGCCTGGCAGCGGCAAGGCGACGGTTACTCGTGAACAGGTCCGCGCTCGTATGGAAGCAGCGCCTGGCGGCGCGACTGGCAGCGTTGAGCCGAAGCAGGGAGAGGGTGCTGAGGGTAACGGTAAACAGGCCACAGTGCTGGTCCTGGAAAATGGACGCCCGCAGCTACGGCACATTGTGACAGGTTTAAGCGATGCCAGCAACATCGAAGTCATCAGCGGACTGGATGTTGGCGAACAGGTCATCATTGGCGCCAGTACCGAAAAACAGGCAACGAGCAGCGGTACGAGCGGTAGATCAACGACGACGAGACAGATGCAACCGATGGGCCCACCAATGATGGGGAGGTAA
- a CDS encoding TolC family protein yields MLKKLISLVLITCFGLSGPGVAWAGEATPSGLTLNQAIAMAVKYSIAAQKAELEIDRAESSYDKAEDRYDTVVEDVYSDGSDMDAAWAAVLQADLGWQKAKKNYDAALDGVTLKACQLYWGILEAQEKVAAAEAAVKKAELDLGKTRIVYDRGLVSKYGSSVTLGGKTVMSLDAAEKALLKAQGDLDAAKNGVETAYIQFDQLVGLSLTDRPALADDVEFSPLAVDNLEAEVNRVLDESPSVWIAEQNAKYTEDLSYWDAAEDEEVEQAELDVKNAKDAVRLQMRNLYYTLQELERSYALAEKNIAVAEADLRVKQILQRSGLATAAEVTEAEAALAEARLSLKQTAIQYAYNKRLFEKPWAASYS; encoded by the coding sequence GTGCTAAAGAAGTTGATTTCATTGGTTCTCATTACCTGTTTCGGGCTTTCCGGCCCGGGGGTTGCCTGGGCCGGGGAAGCCACACCATCCGGCCTTACGCTTAACCAAGCGATTGCTATGGCCGTCAAGTACAGCATCGCGGCCCAGAAGGCGGAGCTGGAAATCGACAGGGCCGAATCCTCATACGATAAAGCGGAGGACAGGTACGACACCGTGGTCGAGGACGTCTACAGCGACGGCAGTGACATGGACGCGGCGTGGGCCGCGGTACTCCAGGCCGACCTGGGGTGGCAGAAGGCGAAGAAAAACTACGATGCCGCCCTGGATGGCGTGACCCTGAAGGCGTGTCAGCTGTACTGGGGCATTCTCGAGGCGCAGGAGAAGGTGGCCGCCGCGGAAGCGGCCGTGAAAAAGGCCGAGCTGGACCTGGGCAAGACCCGTATCGTCTACGACCGCGGGCTGGTCAGCAAGTACGGCTCCTCGGTGACCCTGGGCGGGAAGACGGTCATGAGCCTGGACGCGGCCGAGAAGGCGCTGCTCAAGGCGCAGGGCGACCTGGACGCGGCCAAAAACGGCGTGGAGACGGCCTACATACAGTTCGATCAACTGGTGGGTTTATCCCTGACCGACCGGCCGGCGTTGGCGGATGACGTGGAGTTCTCGCCGCTGGCGGTGGACAACCTGGAGGCCGAGGTCAACCGGGTCCTGGATGAGAGCCCTTCCGTGTGGATCGCCGAGCAGAACGCCAAGTACACGGAAGACCTGTCCTACTGGGACGCGGCGGAGGACGAGGAGGTGGAGCAGGCCGAACTCGACGTGAAGAATGCCAAGGACGCGGTACGGCTGCAGATGCGAAACCTTTACTACACCCTCCAGGAACTGGAGCGGTCCTACGCCCTGGCCGAAAAGAACATCGCGGTGGCGGAGGCCGACCTCCGGGTCAAGCAGATCCTGCAGCGGTCAGGTTTGGCCACGGCGGCCGAAGTGACGGAGGCCGAGGCGGCCCTGGCCGAGGCCAGGCTGTCGTTGAAGCAGACGGCCATCCAGTACGCATACAACAAGCGGCTGTTTGAAAAACCCTGGGCGGCATCGTATAGCTAG